In Francisella salimarina, the following proteins share a genomic window:
- the pgsC gene encoding poly-gamma-glutamate biosynthesis protein PgsC: protein MDPLTLSIGIGLIVGLVFVSLLGLSTGGMVVPGYFALEMGAPDRVIVTIIISIIIFGIVRFMSKFMIIYGRRRIAITVLLSFILGTIFNILFSQYLTTSFYSNQIQVIGYIIPGLITLSIDRQGLIETIGSLLIASIIIRLLLIVLIGPQIVGI, encoded by the coding sequence ATGGATCCATTAACGCTCTCGATAGGTATTGGTCTTATTGTTGGTTTAGTTTTTGTATCGCTTTTAGGTTTATCTACAGGTGGTATGGTTGTACCAGGTTACTTTGCACTAGAGATGGGTGCTCCTGACAGAGTTATAGTAACTATTATTATATCAATCATAATCTTTGGTATAGTTAGATTTATGTCAAAATTCATGATTATTTATGGTAGAAGAAGAATTGCTATAACAGTTCTTTTATCATTTATACTGGGCACAATTTTTAATATATTGTTCTCACAATATCTGACAACGAGTTTTTATTCAAATCAGATTCAGGTTATAGGATATATTATTCCAGGACTTATAACTTTATCAATAGATAGACAGGGTCTTATCGAAACAATAGGATCTTTATTGATTGCTTCTATTATTATACGTTTGTTATTAATAGTTTTAATTGGACCTCAAATAGTAGGAATATAA
- a CDS encoding RelA/SpoT family protein, whose protein sequence is MFCFYSLNHLISKYLPIEERVKIARAYIFGADAHETQVRSSGEPYFTHPVAVACILAELHMDVDTIIAALLHDVVEDTDHTAEDIANLFGDKVAELVEGVTKLTQIRHKNKIEQQAENFRKMLLSVTKDVRVIFIKLADRLHNMRTLAPLKPEKKRRISKETLDVFAPLAHRLGINTLKEQLETLAFEGMNPYRYHILEEKVKKVEKNKEKVFQQVKDALVDKLSGIVIDDGIKARKKTLYSIYNKMRKKGISFDEIMDMYAYKVIVPNRIDCYVALGRVHELYKPIPQRFKDYIATPKANGYRSIHTVVLGPYNIPLEIQIKTNNMDRQAEYGIAAHWSYKIGEKTDKALQRWLKKISDINVYTASSVEFLENVKSDIFSNDVFVFTPQGDIVELPINSTCIDFAYFIHTDIGNKSISARVNRKPVPLNYRLKQGDNIEIVTSAVADPNPAWLEFAETSRAKSAIKDFLKQQYKNIDYIRGKDIVEGELRLLGVDLREVPNEIVDGALFNYEGIDTINRFYLDTGLGLIDPNNFIDFIVKNFNDMRSAYKKSSMSKIQIRYGDDSRIADCCLPLPNDEIIGIVNDDGNVEVHRKSCNELYSKTKDGQVKQINADWFTNADDDPSFRARLSITLKNIPGAIAKITATFAREGVNIRSFDMMFVDKKHAKLACVVVVRNRRELYLLIRLVRKIDVCADIERILNK, encoded by the coding sequence ATGTTTTGTTTTTATAGTCTAAACCATTTAATTTCTAAATATCTTCCTATTGAAGAAAGAGTTAAGATAGCTAGAGCATATATATTCGGTGCTGATGCTCATGAAACTCAAGTAAGAAGTTCAGGAGAGCCTTATTTTACTCACCCTGTAGCTGTAGCTTGTATACTTGCTGAGCTTCATATGGATGTTGACACTATTATAGCCGCATTGCTACACGATGTAGTTGAAGATACTGATCATACAGCAGAGGATATTGCTAACTTATTTGGAGATAAAGTAGCAGAGCTGGTTGAAGGAGTAACTAAGCTTACACAAATTAGGCATAAAAACAAAATAGAGCAGCAAGCAGAAAATTTTCGTAAAATGCTGCTTTCGGTTACTAAAGATGTAAGAGTTATTTTTATTAAACTTGCTGATAGATTGCATAATATGAGAACATTGGCTCCACTAAAGCCAGAGAAAAAACGTAGGATATCTAAAGAGACTTTAGATGTATTCGCTCCTCTAGCTCATAGGCTAGGTATCAACACTCTTAAAGAGCAGTTAGAAACTCTTGCATTCGAAGGGATGAATCCATATCGTTACCATATATTAGAAGAAAAAGTAAAAAAAGTAGAAAAAAATAAGGAAAAAGTTTTTCAGCAAGTTAAGGATGCATTAGTTGATAAGCTAAGTGGTATTGTTATCGATGATGGTATCAAAGCACGTAAAAAAACCTTATATAGCATTTATAATAAAATGCGTAAAAAAGGTATCTCATTTGATGAGATTATGGATATGTATGCTTATAAAGTTATTGTTCCTAATAGAATTGATTGTTATGTTGCTCTTGGTAGAGTTCATGAGCTTTATAAGCCTATTCCTCAAAGGTTTAAAGATTATATTGCTACACCAAAAGCTAATGGCTATCGTTCGATACATACAGTTGTTTTAGGGCCATATAACATACCTTTAGAGATACAGATAAAAACAAATAATATGGATCGTCAAGCTGAGTACGGTATCGCAGCTCATTGGAGCTATAAAATAGGCGAGAAAACTGACAAAGCATTGCAAAGATGGCTTAAAAAGATATCAGATATAAATGTTTATACAGCTAGCTCGGTTGAATTCTTAGAAAATGTCAAATCAGATATATTTAGTAATGATGTGTTTGTATTTACTCCTCAAGGAGATATCGTTGAGTTACCTATTAATTCTACATGTATAGATTTCGCTTACTTTATTCATACAGATATTGGTAATAAATCTATATCTGCTAGAGTAAATAGAAAGCCAGTACCTCTAAATTATCGCTTAAAACAGGGTGACAATATTGAAATTGTAACCTCAGCTGTTGCTGATCCTAACCCTGCTTGGTTGGAGTTTGCAGAAACTAGTAGGGCGAAATCAGCTATAAAAGATTTCTTGAAGCAACAATATAAAAATATAGATTATATTCGAGGAAAAGATATTGTAGAAGGGGAGCTTAGATTACTTGGTGTAGACTTGAGAGAGGTCCCTAATGAAATTGTAGATGGGGCTTTATTTAATTATGAAGGAATAGATACTATAAATCGTTTTTATTTAGATACTGGGCTTGGCTTAATTGATCCTAATAATTTTATCGATTTTATTGTTAAAAACTTCAATGATATGCGTAGTGCTTATAAGAAATCATCTATGTCTAAAATACAAATTCGCTATGGAGATGATTCACGTATAGCAGATTGTTGCTTACCATTACCAAATGATGAAATAATCGGTATTGTTAACGATGATGGCAATGTTGAGGTGCATAGAAAAAGCTGTAATGAACTTTACTCTAAAACTAAAGATGGGCAAGTAAAACAAATCAATGCTGACTGGTTTACAAATGCTGATGATGATCCTAGTTTTAGAGCTAGACTTTCTATTACTCTCAAAAACATTCCAGGAGCTATAGCTAAGATAACGGCTACTTTTGCAAGAGAAGGAGTGAATATTAGAAGCTTTGATATGATGTTTGTTGACAAAAAGCATGCGAAACTTGCTTGTGTAGTAGTTGTCAGGAACAGAAGAGAGTTATATTTACTAATCCGTTTAGTAAGAAAAATAGATGTTTGTGCGGATATCGAGAGAATCTTGAATAAATAA
- the pgsB gene encoding poly-gamma-glutamate synthase PgsB gives MDFWLIIIVFIILCLYLIIENIVHNASIKSIPIRIHVNGTRGKSSVARLIAAGVRAGGYRTVAKTTGTLARYIDVDGSETPVFRIGFSNIAEQVKIMFKARRAKADAIIIECMALQPLLQSLCELKLIKATHGVLTNARPDHLDVMGPTERDVAKALAGTVPVKSKYFTAEDVHIDFFEYACKDRDTELVVATADDAELISEEEINRFVYSEFKINVALALKITDDLGIPRDVALKGMWEATPDPGAMTEYNFDIKDSEMNFANAFAANDPVSTKMLWDKLYEKYKECDKKVLVVNCRADREDRSKQIAEAILNWEKPDLVTLIGTGTDVFVSFYKKYSKSLGIKPAQVTVCEDMQPLEILEKINATQPAGSYMLVGVGNIKDIGMSLVDYCDQSHKQKHNL, from the coding sequence TTGGATTTTTGGTTAATTATAATAGTATTCATAATTTTATGTTTGTATCTGATAATAGAGAATATTGTACATAATGCTAGTATCAAAAGCATTCCAATTAGAATTCATGTGAATGGAACCAGAGGTAAATCAAGTGTTGCAAGGTTAATTGCTGCTGGAGTTAGGGCTGGAGGATATAGAACTGTAGCAAAAACTACCGGTACATTGGCTAGATATATAGATGTTGATGGATCTGAGACGCCAGTTTTTAGGATTGGTTTCAGTAATATTGCTGAACAGGTTAAAATTATGTTTAAAGCAAGACGTGCGAAAGCAGATGCTATAATAATTGAATGTATGGCTCTTCAACCATTACTTCAATCGTTGTGTGAATTGAAATTGATTAAAGCAACTCATGGTGTTTTGACTAATGCTCGCCCAGATCATTTAGATGTTATGGGTCCAACTGAAAGAGATGTAGCGAAAGCTTTAGCTGGAACAGTTCCGGTAAAGTCTAAGTACTTTACAGCAGAAGATGTGCATATTGATTTTTTTGAGTATGCTTGTAAAGATAGAGATACAGAGCTTGTTGTAGCTACAGCAGATGATGCTGAGTTAATTTCAGAAGAAGAAATCAATAGGTTTGTTTATTCTGAATTTAAAATTAATGTTGCTTTAGCTTTAAAAATAACTGATGATCTAGGGATTCCTAGAGATGTCGCACTTAAAGGTATGTGGGAGGCTACTCCAGATCCTGGTGCTATGACGGAGTATAATTTTGATATTAAAGATTCCGAAATGAATTTTGCTAATGCTTTTGCTGCGAATGATCCTGTCTCAACTAAAATGCTTTGGGATAAACTTTATGAAAAGTATAAAGAGTGTGATAAAAAAGTTTTAGTTGTAAACTGTAGAGCTGATAGAGAAGATAGATCTAAGCAAATTGCAGAAGCTATACTAAATTGGGAAAAACCAGACTTAGTTACTCTTATAGGTACTGGTACAGATGTATTTGTTTCCTTTTATAAAAAATACTCTAAATCTTTGGGTATTAAGCCTGCTCAAGTTACTGTGTGTGAAGATATGCAGCCTCTAGAGATTTTGGAAAAGATTAATGCCACACAACCAGCGGGCTCATATATGCTTGTGGGAGTTGGTAATATTAAAGATATTGGTATGAGCTTAGTTGATTATTGTGATCAGAGTCATAAGCAAAAGCATAATTTATAA
- the murG gene encoding undecaprenyldiphospho-muramoylpentapeptide beta-N-acetylglucosaminyltransferase, which translates to MSLKNKNIIITAGGTGGHIYPALAVAELLRKYEANVIWVGTPNSMEAEIVPTHFNMQHIKSSGVRGKGIIRKITFPFKLISSTLKARKILKKLKIDLVIGFGGYVSGPICLAAAQKNIPIIIHEQNAKIGLTNRILAKLATKICLAFEIQDIHQRLNSKQMAKTKIVGNPVRDDIVNLNSKVKNITKNSELNLLILGGSQGAKSINEIIPELIINTAKQKININVWHQTGKLSFEATKKSYDKVPQGHIKDISAYITNMTEAYEWADILICRAGALTVSESAIAGVPAIFIPLPSAVDDHQFFNAQTMVKNHAGFCLRQDQMTLENLIDIIKPLYDDKNKLQELSEKAKKTLIKDSSEQILRSVEEILNKK; encoded by the coding sequence ATGAGCTTGAAAAACAAAAACATAATTATTACCGCTGGCGGTACCGGTGGACATATATATCCAGCTCTTGCAGTAGCTGAACTATTAAGAAAATACGAAGCTAATGTGATATGGGTTGGAACTCCTAATAGTATGGAGGCAGAAATTGTACCTACACACTTTAACATGCAACATATTAAATCTTCTGGAGTGAGAGGCAAAGGGATTATAAGAAAAATAACTTTTCCATTTAAACTTATATCAAGCACTCTAAAAGCACGTAAGATACTCAAAAAACTAAAAATAGACTTAGTTATAGGTTTTGGAGGTTATGTATCTGGGCCTATATGCCTAGCTGCTGCACAAAAAAATATTCCTATAATAATACATGAACAAAATGCAAAAATTGGCTTAACCAACAGAATACTAGCTAAACTTGCAACAAAAATATGCTTAGCCTTCGAGATACAGGATATACATCAACGACTTAATTCTAAACAGATGGCAAAAACAAAGATTGTTGGTAACCCTGTTAGAGACGATATTGTTAATCTTAATAGTAAAGTAAAAAATATAACTAAAAACAGTGAATTAAATCTTCTTATTTTAGGAGGCAGTCAAGGAGCTAAAAGTATAAATGAGATTATACCAGAGCTAATTATAAATACTGCTAAACAAAAGATAAACATAAATGTATGGCACCAAACAGGTAAGCTATCTTTTGAAGCCACTAAAAAGAGCTATGACAAAGTACCTCAAGGTCATATTAAGGATATATCTGCATATATAACAAATATGACCGAAGCTTACGAGTGGGCTGACATACTAATTTGTCGAGCAGGAGCTCTAACTGTTTCAGAATCTGCTATAGCTGGCGTCCCCGCAATATTTATACCATTACCATCAGCTGTAGATGATCACCAGTTTTTTAATGCTCAAACTATGGTAAAGAATCACGCAGGATTCTGTCTCAGACAAGATCAAATGACTTTAGAGAATTTAATAGATATAATAAAGCCACTTTATGATGATAAAAATAAACTCCAAGAATTATCAGAAAAAGCAAAAAAAACATTGATAAAAGACTCTAGTGAACAGATATTAAGATCTGTAGAAGAAATTTTGAATAAAAAATAA
- the pgsW gene encoding poly-gamma-glutamate system protein encodes MKTMYWHRKFLSRYIILFLSIFMIISLYIVEKNLVVETKGYTQKLQAAELTEKAFNLTQRYFMSKGYLCRTMGDVSCTGLIGLSMTEITTDSGDLYAKRSSVNPNMAAIFVSWLSQLNLKEGDTVALQETGSYPALDIAMLSAIKTLKLKPLIIFSAGASQFGANRPGFTWPDIYKNLVEKGVFDYDVIGITLGGSHDNGYGMTPGAILKLNDAIKRNDFKVINIPYKDSTNTSVAKRLEMYKEAAGENSIKAYVNVGGNMASIGLKQPKVKVEDSDKKSKKDKKVTTKSSDEQIIKLHSFPTGVTTKLPPEYNTVNSVAVNFLKDDIPVVNVRDINSSIIKTYGMTYNPTTVVPPGQGAVFSQKKYNTTLAAALLIIDIALIAFMAFISRKYLISFKSK; translated from the coding sequence ATGAAAACGATGTATTGGCACCGTAAATTTTTATCTAGGTATATCATCTTATTTTTAAGTATTTTTATGATTATATCTTTATACATAGTTGAGAAAAACCTAGTTGTTGAAACTAAGGGTTACACTCAAAAATTGCAAGCAGCAGAGCTGACAGAGAAAGCATTTAATTTGACTCAAAGATATTTTATGTCAAAAGGGTATCTATGTAGAACGATGGGTGATGTCTCTTGTACAGGACTTATAGGTTTGTCTATGACCGAGATTACTACAGATTCTGGTGATTTGTATGCAAAAAGATCTTCTGTCAATCCTAATATGGCTGCTATTTTTGTTAGTTGGTTAAGCCAGCTCAATCTAAAAGAAGGCGATACAGTTGCGTTACAAGAAACAGGATCGTACCCTGCATTAGATATAGCTATGTTATCAGCTATTAAGACATTGAAGCTTAAGCCTTTAATTATATTTTCAGCTGGAGCATCGCAGTTCGGTGCAAATAGACCAGGATTTACATGGCCTGACATATACAAGAACTTAGTTGAAAAAGGAGTTTTTGATTATGATGTTATAGGTATTACTTTGGGAGGTTCTCATGATAATGGTTATGGAATGACTCCTGGTGCTATACTTAAATTAAATGATGCGATAAAAAGAAATGACTTTAAGGTAATTAATATTCCATATAAAGATTCTACAAACACTTCTGTTGCAAAGCGTCTTGAAATGTACAAAGAAGCTGCAGGCGAGAATAGTATAAAAGCTTACGTAAATGTAGGTGGTAATATGGCTTCTATTGGTTTGAAGCAGCCAAAAGTAAAAGTTGAAGACTCTGATAAGAAGTCAAAGAAAGATAAAAAAGTAACTACTAAAAGTTCTGATGAGCAAATTATTAAACTACATAGTTTCCCTACAGGAGTAACTACTAAGCTTCCTCCTGAATATAATACAGTGAACTCTGTAGCTGTTAATTTTTTGAAAGATGATATACCTGTAGTAAATGTTAGAGATATAAACTCTAGTATCATTAAAACATATGGTATGACTTATAATCCAACTACTGTAGTTCCACCTGGACAGGGGGCTGTGTTCTCGCAGAAAAAATATAATACTACATTAGCAGCAGCATTACTTATTATTGATATTGCATTGATAGCCTTTATGGCATTTATTTCAAGAAAATATTTAATTTCTTTCAAATCAAAGTAG
- a CDS encoding YbaB/EbfC family nucleoid-associated protein: protein MNFDMSKLMQQAQKMQEQMKKAQEERENMEVTGESGAGLVSIIMTGKYDVKKVTIDDSLLSEDKEMLEDLIAAAINSAVKKVESDSSSADIGKMAKDAGIDLPNGFNFPFK from the coding sequence ATGAACTTTGATATGTCAAAGCTAATGCAGCAAGCTCAAAAAATGCAAGAACAAATGAAAAAAGCTCAAGAAGAGCGTGAAAATATGGAAGTAACTGGTGAATCTGGAGCTGGACTTGTTAGCATAATAATGACTGGTAAGTATGATGTTAAAAAAGTCACTATAGATGACTCTCTACTGTCGGAAGATAAAGAAATGCTAGAAGACCTAATCGCAGCAGCGATAAATAGTGCAGTGAAAAAAGTAGAAAGTGACTCATCTTCTGCAGATATTGGTAAAATGGCAAAGGATGCCGGTATAGATTTACCTAATGGATTTAACTTCCCTTTTAAATAA
- a CDS encoding isoaspartyl peptidase/L-asparaginase, whose protein sequence is MQKIIIHGGCGAREDKNTSFGDYHQHLLPIVQKAYNYLRDIDDANEAAVFAAKLLEDDEIFNAGTGSRVQQDGQIRMSASIIDSEKQKFAGVINIQNIKNPIDVANRLLQQHHSVLGGNQATTFAHDVMGLAEYDPMTKKRYQEYLELKKGYTGTIGVVALDSKGKICAVTSTGGAGFEYPGRVGDSPTVAGNFANECMGISCTGIGEHIINQAVAAKIATRVKDGMSLSQAIDKSIAESDVYGDYVGLIAIDKKGNICSGSTSVAQTLYAYADGNDLKTFYEEKM, encoded by the coding sequence ATGCAAAAAATTATAATTCATGGTGGGTGTGGAGCTAGAGAAGATAAAAACACATCATTTGGCGACTATCACCAACATTTATTACCAATTGTTCAAAAAGCATATAATTACCTAAGAGATATCGACGATGCAAACGAGGCTGCAGTGTTTGCAGCTAAACTTCTCGAAGACGATGAGATATTTAATGCCGGTACAGGTTCAAGAGTTCAGCAAGACGGACAAATTAGAATGTCTGCATCTATAATCGATAGCGAAAAACAAAAGTTTGCAGGTGTAATAAATATTCAAAATATAAAGAATCCTATAGATGTTGCAAATAGATTATTGCAACAACATCATAGTGTTTTGGGTGGGAATCAAGCTACTACATTTGCGCATGATGTCATGGGTTTAGCAGAATATGATCCAATGACTAAAAAAAGATATCAAGAATATTTAGAACTTAAAAAAGGTTACACAGGTACAATAGGAGTTGTAGCTTTAGATTCTAAAGGCAAAATCTGTGCAGTTACTTCAACTGGAGGAGCAGGCTTTGAATATCCTGGTAGAGTAGGCGACAGTCCAACTGTAGCAGGTAATTTTGCGAACGAATGTATGGGCATATCATGTACTGGTATTGGTGAGCATATTATCAATCAAGCAGTAGCTGCAAAAATAGCGACAAGAGTCAAAGATGGGATGTCATTATCGCAAGCAATAGATAAATCTATTGCTGAGAGTGATGTTTATGGAGATTATGTTGGTCTTATAGCTATTGATAAAAAAGGAAATATTTGTTCAGGATCGACATCTGTAGCACAGACCTTATATGCTTATGCAGATGGAAATGATCTAAAAACTTTTTATGAAGAAAAAATGTAA
- the recR gene encoding recombination mediator RecR, whose amino-acid sequence MDSKIFSPKITAVMESLRKLPTIGKKSSQRLTLHLLDKSPETAVAIANSLLDAAENIKKCKYCQSLTEEDICQICSSQSRDESKLCIIESMLDLIAIEEAGFFKGKYFVLNGRISPLDGIGPNELKLDILEQIITDRDISEIILAISPTVEGETTAHFISQMIDKSIKISRIGFGVPFGGELEYLDQQTLIHAFNARTNI is encoded by the coding sequence ATGGACAGTAAGATATTCTCTCCTAAAATCACTGCTGTAATGGAGTCTTTACGTAAATTACCAACTATTGGTAAAAAATCATCACAAAGACTCACTTTACACCTGCTTGATAAGTCTCCAGAAACGGCTGTTGCAATTGCTAACTCACTCTTAGATGCGGCTGAAAACATCAAAAAATGTAAATATTGCCAATCTCTTACAGAAGAAGACATTTGTCAGATTTGTAGTAGCCAAAGTAGAGATGAATCTAAATTATGTATTATTGAGAGTATGCTAGACCTGATTGCTATCGAAGAAGCTGGTTTTTTCAAAGGGAAGTACTTTGTACTAAATGGTAGAATATCTCCTCTTGATGGTATCGGACCAAACGAGCTCAAACTTGATATCTTAGAGCAAATTATTACCGATAGAGATATCAGTGAAATCATCTTGGCAATTAGTCCTACCGTAGAGGGAGAGACAACAGCTCACTTTATTTCCCAAATGATTGATAAAAGTATAAAAATCTCTAGAATTGGATTTGGTGTCCCTTTTGGTGGTGAATTAGAATACTTAGACCAACAAACATTAATCCATGCTTTTAATGCTAGGACTAACATTTAA
- a CDS encoding MFS transporter — MNRFSKRHVFFASASTIVEWYDFMLFAYLTPIIASVFFPDFSKYTAILMTFGVFAAGFFMGPIGSMVMGSFGDRFGRKKALIISVVMMILPIFVIAILPTYQSIGVLAPIILVVMRLLQGFSIGGSYGGVMVFMIESTKPDRRGFIASFATMSSGTGVFLASLVAMILFGVFSHEVLELWGWRVGYVIGLVLALLALVMRLLIPESNSFEELEAQGDISVKPVREMFSIQKKPLFFAIALSAYANIMYYLVLSYLSNYFVELNYSEFFSLAVVTIFSLIFSFSAPLWGYLSDRLGRKPLVKFSIIVYLFFSYPSFMIMGTGIAALVLSMIVLSVPLMAVWGAYGAAAPELFSTKYRYSGNGLSYNIGNSFFGGTIPFIATSLVVSTGSLLAPAWLLIVASICMIPVVYLMPETRHVEV, encoded by the coding sequence ATGAATCGTTTTTCAAAAAGACACGTTTTTTTTGCTTCAGCAAGTACGATTGTTGAATGGTATGATTTTATGCTTTTTGCTTACTTAACACCTATCATTGCAAGCGTGTTTTTTCCGGATTTTAGCAAATATACTGCTATATTGATGACTTTTGGTGTTTTTGCTGCGGGCTTCTTTATGGGGCCTATTGGCAGTATGGTTATGGGGAGTTTTGGTGACCGTTTTGGTCGCAAAAAAGCCTTAATTATTTCTGTGGTTATGATGATATTACCAATATTTGTAATCGCTATACTTCCTACATATCAAAGTATTGGAGTATTGGCTCCAATTATTTTGGTTGTGATGAGGCTACTACAAGGGTTTTCTATTGGAGGATCTTATGGTGGTGTTATGGTTTTTATGATTGAGTCTACGAAACCAGATCGAAGAGGGTTTATTGCAAGTTTTGCTACGATGTCTTCAGGTACGGGAGTGTTTTTAGCATCATTAGTCGCAATGATTTTATTTGGGGTATTTAGTCATGAGGTTCTTGAACTGTGGGGATGGAGAGTGGGTTATGTTATTGGGCTTGTTCTAGCATTACTTGCTTTAGTAATGAGATTGCTTATACCCGAAAGTAATTCTTTTGAAGAGTTAGAGGCTCAAGGTGATATTTCAGTAAAGCCTGTTAGGGAAATGTTTAGTATTCAAAAGAAACCTCTCTTTTTTGCAATTGCTTTGTCTGCGTATGCGAACATTATGTATTACTTGGTTCTATCTTATTTGAGTAATTACTTTGTTGAATTAAATTATTCTGAATTTTTCTCTTTAGCTGTGGTAACCATATTTAGTTTGATATTCTCTTTTTCTGCACCTTTATGGGGATACTTGAGTGATCGTTTAGGCAGGAAGCCATTGGTCAAATTTTCTATTATAGTTTATTTATTTTTTTCATATCCTAGTTTCATGATTATGGGTACAGGAATTGCAGCACTTGTACTTTCAATGATTGTTTTGAGTGTACCGTTAATGGCTGTATGGGGAGCTTATGGTGCAGCGGCGCCAGAGTTATTTAGTACGAAGTATCGTTATAGTGGTAATGGTCTAAGTTACAATATTGGTAATTCATTTTTTGGAGGTACAATCCCATTTATTGCAACGTCGCTAGTTGTGTCTACAGGAAGTTTATTAGCTCCGGCATGGCTTTTGATTGTGGCTTCAATATGTATGATACCTGTAGTATATCTCATGCCTGAAACAAGACATGTGGAAGTTTAG
- the gcvH gene encoding glycine cleavage system protein GcvH translates to MAEINQNYLYTDSNLWVEIRGNTARVGIDDYSQNEFGEIVYVDLPKLGNQYSKDDEICVIESVKTASDIYTPLSGKIISINKELIDNPKLINQSCYIKGWLFEIEMSQPGEAEELLLPEDYRSHVE, encoded by the coding sequence ATGGCTGAAATAAATCAAAACTACTTATACACAGACTCTAACTTATGGGTTGAAATCAGGGGTAATACTGCAAGAGTAGGAATAGATGATTATTCTCAAAATGAGTTTGGAGAAATCGTTTATGTTGATTTGCCTAAATTAGGTAATCAATATTCAAAAGATGATGAAATTTGTGTAATAGAATCTGTTAAAACGGCATCAGATATTTATACACCTCTATCAGGGAAGATTATAAGTATAAATAAAGAGTTGATAGATAATCCAAAGTTGATTAACCAATCGTGTTATATAAAGGGATGGTTGTTTGAAATTGAGATGTCTCAACCTGGAGAGGCTGAAGAATTATTACTCCCTGAAGATTACAGGAGTCATGTTGAATAA